The Fusarium musae strain F31 chromosome 12, whole genome shotgun sequence genome window below encodes:
- a CDS encoding hypothetical protein (CAZy:CBM50), producing MLASPTPEPEQDFVPPSPLAAGTPANCTRYHQVQSYNTCENILAQFYLDIEQFYAMNPTIGKDCAGLAMGTYYCISIWPNGRPSPVPEDEDDDDDGLTTSVVSSTNVASVTGTTASTPSPIQTGMVSNCNKFYNVQDGDGCWAISHDNNINLDDFYKWNPAVGKDCSTLQPRFYVCVGTQASKTSVSTHTTTHTTKTSTSGGIPTPTPTQTGMVKGCKAFYEVQKGDGCWAIANNYKIKLDDFYKWNPAVKTDCSGLQPNYNVCVGV from the exons ATGCTGGCCTCCCCTACACCAG AGCCGGAACAAGATTTCGTACCTCCTAGCCCTCTTGCAGCTGGAACCCCAGCCAATTGCACAAGATACCATCAGGTTCAATCCTACAACACCTGTGAGAACATCCTGGCTCAGTTCTACCTTGATATTGAACAGTTCTATGCCATGAATCCAACAATTGGTAAGGACTGTGCTGGGCTTGCAATGGGTACATATTATTGCATATCAATTTGGCCAAACGGTCGTCCGTCTCCAGTCCCTGaggacgaagacgatgacgatgacggccTCACTACGTCCGTTGTTTCCAGCACCAATGTCGCTTCCGTCACAGGCACAACGGCATCCACACCGTCACCCATTCAGACTGGCATGGTATCGAACTGTAACAAATTCTACAACGTGcaggatggcgatggctgCTGGGCCATTTCTCatgacaacaacatcaaTCTTGATGACTTCTATAAGTGGAATCCTGCTGTTGGGAAGGACTGTTCTACTTTACAGCCCAGGTTCTACGTTTGTGTCGGGACTCAAGCCAGTAAGACGTCAGTCTCAACTCACACAACGACTCATACAACGAAAACCTCGACCTCAGGTGGCATCCCTACACCAACACCGACGCAAACTGGTATGGTTAAGGGCTGCAAGGCGTTCTACGAAGTACAAAAGGGCGACGGTTGTTGGGCCATTGCGAACAACTacaagatcaagcttgacGATTTCTATAAGTGGAATCCTGCTGTTAAGACTGATTGCTCTGGACTACAGCCAAATTACAATGTCTGTGTTGGTGTGTAG